Proteins encoded within one genomic window of Sphingosinicella ginsenosidimutans:
- the leuD gene encoding 3-isopropylmalate dehydratase small subunit, which translates to MEPFTTLSATALPLMRDNIDTDAIIPSREMRTVSKRGLADGLFAGWRYREIGGRDPDPGFVLNDPARKGARILIAGANFGCGSSREHAVWALAEYGIRAIIAPSFAPIFQANCVANGLVPAILPHDLVHALAAHVERHPAAVVTVDLPAREVKIDDGAHWAFEIDPEARASLIAGLDPIDRTLRAEDQIRAFREEHRRQQPWLYAPVEADAGR; encoded by the coding sequence ATGGAACCGTTCACCACGCTCAGCGCGACGGCGCTGCCGCTGATGCGCGACAATATCGATACCGACGCGATCATCCCCTCGCGCGAGATGCGGACCGTTTCCAAGAGGGGGCTCGCCGACGGCCTTTTCGCCGGCTGGCGCTATCGCGAGATCGGCGGACGCGATCCCGATCCCGGCTTCGTTCTCAACGATCCGGCCCGGAAAGGCGCCAGGATCCTGATCGCCGGCGCCAATTTCGGATGCGGATCGAGCCGGGAGCATGCCGTGTGGGCGCTGGCCGAATATGGCATCCGCGCCATTATCGCGCCCTCCTTCGCGCCGATCTTCCAGGCGAATTGCGTCGCCAACGGGCTGGTCCCCGCCATCCTGCCGCACGATCTGGTGCACGCGCTCGCCGCCCATGTCGAACGCCACCCCGCCGCGGTGGTCACAGTCGACCTGCCGGCCCGCGAGGTGAAGATCGATGACGGCGCCCACTGGGCCTTCGAAATCGACCCCGAAGCACGCGCGTCCCTGATCGCCGGCCTCGACCCAATCGACCGGACGCTTCGCGCCGAAGACCAGATCCGCGCCTTCCGGGAAGAGCATCGGCGCCAACAACCCTGGCTCTACGCGCCCGTCGAGGCGGACGCGGGACGCTAG